The following coding sequences are from one Candidatus Acidiferrales bacterium window:
- a CDS encoding ferredoxin--NADP reductase has product MNLPPDKFYRARVTHRADIAPDLWMVRINPGGEFRFQPGQYATLGVEDPQKQKLVERAYSIVSAPHEPELEIFIELVPQGELTPLLYKLHPGDELAMRKVPKGRFTLDTKSGRMNHLLLCTVTGVAPFVSYIRSLEKDAREGKFGGEHHLYVINAASRSHEFGYREEFEKVAKAFPWLTYVASISRPWEDGDWKGETGRVEDLVRKYADAWGLSASNTSVYLCGHPQMIDNSKGILRRRGFPKESIREEVYWIPAKEAQS; this is encoded by the coding sequence ATGAATTTGCCGCCAGATAAGTTTTATCGCGCGCGAGTCACGCATCGTGCCGATATCGCACCAGACCTTTGGATGGTTCGCATCAATCCCGGTGGCGAATTCCGCTTTCAGCCTGGCCAGTACGCCACACTGGGCGTAGAAGACCCGCAGAAACAGAAACTCGTCGAGCGTGCCTATTCAATTGTCTCTGCTCCGCACGAGCCTGAACTGGAGATTTTCATCGAGCTTGTCCCGCAGGGTGAGCTGACTCCTTTGCTCTATAAACTTCATCCCGGCGATGAACTGGCCATGCGCAAAGTTCCCAAGGGCCGCTTCACACTGGACACGAAAAGCGGACGCATGAATCATCTTCTGCTTTGCACCGTCACCGGCGTCGCGCCTTTTGTGAGCTACATCCGCTCGCTCGAAAAGGACGCTCGCGAGGGCAAATTTGGCGGCGAGCATCACCTCTATGTCATCAATGCCGCGAGCCGCTCGCACGAATTCGGCTATCGTGAGGAATTCGAAAAAGTCGCCAAAGCCTTTCCTTGGCTGACCTATGTCGCCAGCATCAGCCGCCCGTGGGAGGATGGTGATTGGAAGGGGGAAACAGGCCGCGTCGAAGATTTAGTGCGCAAATACGCCGACGCTTGGGGTCTTAGCGCTTCGAATACTTCCGTCTATCTCTGCGGTCATCCGCAAATGATCGACAACAGCAAGGGAATTCTTCGCCGCCGCGGTTTTCCCAAGGAATCCATCCGCGAAGAGGTTTACTGGATTCCGGCCAAGGAAGCTCAGTCCTAA